The Arachis hypogaea cultivar Tifrunner chromosome 14, arahy.Tifrunner.gnm2.J5K5, whole genome shotgun sequence DNA window TGCCATAACAATTTGTAACCTTACATCAAAATATTCTCATAAAATATCATTAACATACAAAATATAAATCTAGAATATTACAACCATATATATCATAGGGTACTATTCTCATATCTAATCTTTATATTTGATTTGGTCTCAAATATCTTCTCCTTATCACGACCAAATAAGGAGATCAAAAAACATATCTAAGTAGCATAAAACATAAGTAAAACAATTTAGTTATCCCCATCATTAAGCTGGGACCTCAACTTCTTTGCACCCTTGCGATTAAACTTATTAGTGGACAACTGCCCTTCATCCTCTAAGTTGCTAACATTGATTAATCCAGGTTTTGAACCGCCGACAGCTCTCTTAGCTGGTGTTTTGAACTTGAGGCTTGACATACATTCTTCCATAGAATCCTTTACATAAGCAaccataaaaacaaaataaacaattaGCTTACATCACCACCTAAGTTGCATGTACTTAATctttaacaaaacaaaaaaacacaTCTATGTAGTGTCCTAACTactcaccaaagtaagttcaggATCATTATCACTGATGATAGCCACAACATTACTTGACACGTCAATTGAGTTGCTGCAGTCGGCCTCCTATGGGAATTCAAACCCTAATGGAAATTAGATATTATACTCAATAGTTAAACAACATTGTATGAAAATCTATTCTATAACTATAACATGAGACTACACACATACATAGACATGAGCAGATTAATTAGAGGGCATATTTGTTGGGAGGTGCTTAAGGATAATATCCTCATTATCACAAACTTTCATCACGGTATAAACTGGATCATATTGCTTTATATTGGCAGATTTAACATTAATCTTGAAAAGCACCTTCTTATCCATCATGTTATTAAGAGATGGTGGATAATCATCATCTCCAACTGCCTACAAAACCTCACACCTAGCCATAATTAGTTCTAAACATTTACTTTAATGTTACATCAAACAATCACACTTACATCTTTGAGAACGATTTTGTCTGCCTGCTTCCCACACAACTGAGTTGTCTCCCTATCCCACAAAAGCAGGTTGATGCTACCTGATCCATCATAAACCATTACTTCAACCTTGTACCTAACATATGATGAGACATGGGAAAATTGGTTAATATTATATTGCAGTTATACATACACTATTTCGATAGAAATAGTATATTGACTTATGTATTGTTCACAACCTTATTGCGGCTGCTCCATGTGTGCGGCCAAACTTCCCACATTCATACCACTCACCAATGGGGGTTTCAACCTTCTTGGGGCACCTCCTACATGCTTTATAAAACCAATCATTTTTTCCTGCATTTATTGAAACAATTTCCCAAGCAATCCATATAGACCTTCCTGTAATGATTTTAAAACAGTAAAATAATATTTAGATAGTGTCGTGGTTACTTTTCACACATAAATAGTTTCAACTGTCTTTGAAAAATTTTCATCgaaataactaaaacataacaCCTCAATAGAGTTTAGTGCATCCTCGATAGTCTTCACACTAACAGATCCACGGTTAAACTCATCATTTGCAGACCACGCAGCTGGAGAGGACACCTGGCTAATCCTAGCTGAGCTTGATGGACCGCCACTGAGCAATCTACATATAACAATTTAGGTCCCACACATATGAAGGCCCAGTTCATCCAACCTTAAAAGGTGAtacattaattttataaattacactAACCTGCATCTAAAACTATCAATTTCTTTTAGTGTTGGGTTTATGTGAAATTTGGAGATATCAAAATTGCTTTGAACCGAAGTTTTACCATTCCACCTTGTTGCTTTGAAATATTGAAGGACCACAATAAGTGGCTCAACTCTCCCATCATTAGTATGTGGAAGAATATGGTCCACTAACTGACCAAACAATGTGCAACTCATTTTGTTATTCATGAGAATAAAATAGCAAATGAAAGAAGTCTGTTGGTTATGTTATGAGAAAATCGATATCAAATCAATACATTCATGGTGGCACAATACATACTCAAGATCTTCCAAATAACGACCATACGCTTAGTCATTAAACCCTTGCTAGTGATCAAGCCTTGCGGATCTTCCTTACCGACCACCTTACCAATCAGATCTATAAAACAAAAAGATGTTAGAACTCAAGTACACAAATGCACTCATCATGGAAATAACAGCAAACAAAAATACATTCACCAAACATCTCAAAATGTTCCAATCTATCTATTGTTAGAAGATCACTAAAAGACCTCAACCTAAATGCTTCTAGAGGAAAGCTTGTGTTATCTACATGATTAACCATTCTTCGAGATGGTCTTATTGTCAAATACTATGAAGTTTGTCATTGTGTACATCTCAAACTCTATGATGTTACCACTCCATTTCTTGGCTAGAGCCCTCGGAATAGTGGCGTAGATCCTACCACCCTATTTTAAACAATGCAAAAATAAATCGGCATCAATATGAGGCAAAACATTCTTGAAACATGATATACTTAACCGGCAACAAACATGTTGTCTATCtaaataatttttagatttgttgTTACGTTACAATCTTGAAGAATCATTTCAATTGAACCAATCTCCTTCTCATTATATTTACTTGGAACTTCCCATATCCTAACAATATAaactttgaaatttgaatctagTTTCCTGGCATTCACATCagtaacaaaatcaaaattttttgtcATGATGTTTCAGGTTGCACAGGATAAAGGATTCAAGGCTTATGAAGGAAAATGTTTGTAGGTGAATAACAAAATCTTTTAGTGGCGGGACTACTTTTTAAACAAACACACTACAaccatttatcatatttttaaagtACACATGTAGGTGTGGTGAATTTACCTTTTTACCCTACGTTTTTGTTGTATATGAGTAGCTGTAACTTGTtactttcctttttattttgccGTGTGTCAACAACTTTAGCTATACACTTGTTAAGCAAATAGACATGCACTAGttgttttttataaattaatagatttaaatcgtttcttatcttatcttctatcttattataaatttaaatcttttcttaattaattaactatcttctctctcttcttctctctcttctttttcaaaacctcctaactaactctcatctcttcttaattttcgaaaattaactcctcttctctctcttctattttcgaaaatcaataactaattttcaattctttttaaattatttaacttaattttcgaaaaacaataattaaaattcaaacatttttaaattaattaatcttatttttgaaaataattaataaataaaataaaaaatatttgaattcttatttactttttctatttataattcttctcttcttcccttctattattcgaattcttctccctctctcatccTCTATCTTCACTTTTATTTATCTCTTCTTTCTTCACGTCTCACTTTAGGGAGGAGCTTCTTGCCAGTTGGCACAAAAAGCTTTCTTGtgttttcctttccttctttttcgtttcttcttgtttatgaccaggaacagggataaagaacctctttTTCATCTTaaccctgaacctaaaaggactttaAGCAGGCGTTTGCAACAAGCTAAAGTATAACACTCCGGAAGAGACCTTTCAGATAGTTTTGAACAAGAACTGGGAGAAATGGCTGAACCTTAAGAGGAGccaagaaaggtccttggtgactttaccatgcctacctctgacttttatggcagaagtatctctgtacctgccattggaacaaacaattttgagcttaagcctcagttaatCTCTCTtttgcagcagaactgcaaattccatggacttccaatggaagatccacatcagttcttagcaaAATTCTTATAGATATGTGATACTATAaagactaatggcattaatccttaagtctataagcttatgctctttccctttgctttaAGAGACAAAGCTAAGTTATGATTAGATTCCCAGcctagagagagtcttgactcttgggaaaagctagttaatgcttttctggctaaattctttcccgctcaaaagatgagcaaaattagagtggaagttcaaaccttcagacaaagagaaggtgaatccctctatgaagcttgggaaagatataagcaattgatcaggaggtgtcctcctgacatgctttcagaattgtccatcataggcgtgttctatgatggccTGTCTGAAATATCCAAGATCTCATTAGATAGCTCTGTAGGTGGATCTTTctacttgaagaaaacacctgcagaagctagagaactcattgagatggttgctaactggtgcggtatttataacccacaaactaaccggcaagtgcaccggatcgtaccaagtaatacctcaagtgagtgagggtcgatccctcgaggattgatggattaagcaacactGGTTGACTAATTTACtcagttaggcaaacagaaaatagtgtttgagagttcaaaaacattaaacaatataaagaatattaaagaaaggcaagtaaataagttgggaataaaatatggagaaacagttaaggctttagagttatctattttccggattgatttttcttattaatttattttgatcatgcaatatttaattcatggcaaactatatgtgactagaccctaattccttagaccttcctagtctcctctaaaattcatcaatagccaattccttggtcaattaattccaattagggggtgaagttcaattctagttatatgccacagaaatcctaatcacccaaatataaaagaaattatatgtctcgtatcccgttaaattcagataaactagaaatttaggagaagttgttttcaagctgttgttcaagtaaagagcttttccaagttacacaagaactcaattagaaagagggtcatactttcgttccacccaaattcataaaataaagaacgaaaacaattcttaaatataaatcaagacatgaattaaaatagaaaaacaataaaatcaatccatacaatagacagagctcctaaccttaacagtggaggtttagttgctcatggttcagagtgaaAATAAGGATTGCAAATTGTGAATTGGAATAATGTTATCTTAGAATCACCCTGTTGGAATCCCCTTTTATATCAAATCctcattaatttaaaatctatcttctaaaactaaaataatatcttttcctatttttaaataaaataaagttttaatcagaattaattaaagcaatcagtatatcttcaattgatggatggggaccacttgcttcatAGGGTCCACGCATAACTTGGAGTGGGCATAATCATTCTTGTGTGAATCTCCCTTGAGTCCCTgctatcccctggctctagtctgtgtttctaggctgaaactgggtcaaaactcgacctgaaattgcccccaacattttctgCGTTTTTTGcatgtcgcgcatgtcacgcgtatgcgtcgatgatcTTCTtcacgtgtcacgcgtacgcgtcaggtacttACACGGGTCGCTGAGCAAATTTGCttttcacgcgtacacgtcaggtacgcgcacgcgttgccctggatagctccaaatcacgcgtacacgtcaatcACGTACACGCGTCGTTCCTCACTGGTCaactccttggtttcttctctttctctacagaaactccatcaaatccatccgaatgctacctaaaattaataaaattgcacaagactcaaagtagcatccatagtggctaaaagataataaatttttgaTAAAACGTAACAAATTAAACGCAAATTCACTAGGagaagataggaaagatgctcatgcatcactaacaaccaattcatgtacacttctgaaagaaatcttgtAAACCATGGgacctctcagaagaaaggagttcatgaagttgaaactctgaatgccatcttggctcaaaataagatcttgacccaacaggtcaacatgatctcccaGCATCTGACTTGAATTCAAGCTGCAGCTTACAGTAATCAAGAATCTTCTTCAGaaatagaagcttatgatcctaatcaACCCACTATGGAGAAGGTGAATTACACAGAAGAACCCTATGGAAttacctacaatccttcatggaggaaccatcctaacctcttatggaaggatcaacagaaacctcagcaaggtttcaataacaatcaaggtggaaagaaccaaaataggttcaataacagaccaccattcccatcttctcaagggaacatGGAAAcatctaagcagagcctttctgacatAGTTATTCTGGTTTCCAGCCCCTCTAAGACCAcccatagtttcattaatgaaacaaggtcctccattagaaacttggaggtgcaggttggtcaactgagcaagaggatccctgagactcctcctgacactcttcctagtaacaatgaggtgaatccaagagaagagtacaaggccataaccatggaggtagaGGCCAAAACAGAGGAGGTTGGAAAAGCGTTGAAGgccagtgaagaagccttcattgggcgttcaatgcccaatctGGCAGCAAGCCTGGTGCTgaatgccagtgaggaacccctcactgggcgttcaacgcccatcttggctgcagagctggcattgaacaccagccagggagcactgacTGGGAGTTCAACGCCTAAACACACAggctttctggcgctggacgccaataaggaacccctcactgggcattcaacacccaaccAGGCAGGCTTTCTGGCACTAAACttcagtgaggaacccctcactgggtgttcaatgcccaactAGGCAgccattctggcactgaacgctagtaaggaacccctcactgggcgttcaacgcccatacacCCAAGgaaactggcattgaatgccagcaaCGATATCCctgctgggcattcaatgcccaaaagCACAGAgagactggcatttaacacctGTAAGGGTGGACAGCAAGcacgttcaatgcccaaagagctCACAGATCTAGCATTGAACTCCAGTcaaagcacaccctttgagtgcttAAATCACAATCAAGAACCCTCTATTTTAGAACCAAAGGAAACCAAAAAAACCATTGAGGTTCCCTTGAATACACTTCTGCAGTATATGAGTTCTTATGACTACTCATCCtcggatgaggatgaagacactaaggAAGAGCatgttgctcggtacctaggagctctaatgaagatgaatgccaaattatttggtacaaagcctctagAGGAAGAACTtccactgcttaccaaagaactccatgctttggttta harbors:
- the LOC140178594 gene encoding uncharacterized protein; this translates as MTKNFDFVTDVNARKLDSNFKVYIVRIWEVPSKYNEKEIGSIEMILQDCNGGRIYATIPRALAKKWSGNIIEFEMYTMTNFIVFDNKTISKNDLIGKVVGKEDPQGLITSKGLMTKRMVVIWKILSMYCATMNLVDHILPHTNDGRVEPLIVVLQYFKATRWNGKTSVQSNFDISKFHINPTLKEIDSFRCRLLSGGPSSSARISQVSSPAAWSANDEFNRGSVSVKTIEDALNSIEEGKNDWFYKACRRCPKKVETPIGEWYECGKFGRTHGAAAIRYKVEVMVYDGSGSINLLLWDRETTQLCGKQADKIVLKDAVGDDDYPPSLNNMMDKKVLFKINVKSANIKQYDPVYTVMKEADCSNSIDVSSNVVAIISDNDPELTLDSMEECMSSLKFKTPAKRAVGGSKPGLINVSNLEDEGQLSTNKFNRKGAKKLRSQLNDGDN